In Nasonia vitripennis strain AsymCx chromosome 2 unlocalized genomic scaffold, Nvit_psr_1.1 chr2_random0004, whole genome shotgun sequence, a single window of DNA contains:
- the LOC107981176 gene encoding uncharacterized protein LOC107981176, translating to MDKIVDPDTASEILELMKKPAKRSRMSLQDAVKLIVNCNLSIYTYKISRKITLKYGHDLYPTYKEVAKFREESYPKDLVVTETKCVVRLQKLLNNTSGYLCFYIYLFMIKRIQLYY from the exons ATGGACAAAATTGTTGATCCGGATACTGCATCTGAAATTTTAGAACTAATGAAGAAGCCTGCTAAGCGTTCACGCATGTCTCTTCAAGATGCTGTGAAATTAATTGTAAATTGTAACCTGAGTATATACACCTACAAGATATCAAGGAAAATAACACTTAAATACGGCCATGACTTATATCCTACCTACAAAGAG GTTGCGAAATTTAGAGAAGAATCTTATCCAAAAGACCTAGTAGTGACTGAAACAAAATGTGTGGTACGACTTCAGAAGCTACTAAATAACACTAGCggttatttatgtttttacatctatctttttatgataaaGAGAATacaactttattattaa